In Candidatus Edwardsbacteria bacterium, the following are encoded in one genomic region:
- a CDS encoding DegT/DnrJ/EryC1/StrS family aminotransferase has translation MDEKKKLQLLDLAAQYQTIKPEIDEAIAKVVSTGGFILGKTVEEFEKSVAGFVGVKYGIGVNSGTDALYLALKAAGVREGDEVITTPFTFIATAEVICWIPAKPVFVDICPDTLNIDPAKLEKAISPRTKAIIPVHLYGQAADMTAIMEIAKKHKLAVIEDCAQSLGAKYQGQQTGSIGHIAGLSFFPSKNLGAYGDGGMVLTNDEEMMKMVKMLRQHGQDKKYHHLKLGVNSRLDALQAAVLSVKLKHLERWNRARQEKAGYYNQRFAGIGDIKIPQVRPNNEAIYHQYTLRTAKRDAMVEFLGQNGVPTAVHYPIPLHMQPAFDFLGHQKGSFPVAEEAASQVFSLPIYPEITREQQDQVVDAIAKFYK, from the coding sequence ATGGACGAGAAGAAGAAACTGCAATTGCTGGATCTGGCCGCCCAATACCAGACCATCAAGCCGGAGATTGATGAGGCCATCGCCAAGGTGGTCTCCACCGGAGGATTCATCCTGGGCAAGACCGTGGAGGAGTTTGAAAAATCGGTGGCCGGGTTCGTGGGAGTGAAATACGGCATCGGGGTGAATTCCGGGACCGACGCCCTGTATCTGGCCCTGAAGGCCGCCGGGGTCAGGGAGGGGGACGAGGTGATCACCACCCCGTTCACCTTCATCGCCACCGCCGAGGTGATCTGCTGGATACCGGCCAAGCCGGTGTTCGTGGACATCTGCCCCGACACCCTTAACATCGATCCGGCCAAGCTGGAGAAGGCCATCAGCCCCAGGACCAAGGCCATCATCCCGGTCCACCTCTACGGGCAGGCGGCCGACATGACCGCGATCATGGAGATTGCCAAAAAGCATAAGCTGGCGGTGATCGAGGACTGCGCCCAGAGCCTGGGGGCCAAATACCAGGGCCAGCAGACCGGCAGCATCGGCCACATTGCGGGCTTGAGCTTTTTCCCGAGCAAGAACCTGGGGGCCTACGGCGACGGCGGCATGGTGCTGACCAATGATGAGGAGATGATGAAGATGGTCAAGATGCTGCGCCAGCACGGGCAGGACAAGAAATACCACCACCTCAAGCTGGGGGTCAACTCCCGGCTGGACGCCCTGCAGGCCGCGGTGCTGTCGGTCAAGTTGAAGCATCTGGAAAGATGGAATCGGGCCCGACAGGAGAAGGCCGGATATTACAATCAGCGCTTTGCCGGGATCGGCGACATCAAAATTCCCCAGGTGCGCCCAAACAATGAAGCCATCTATCACCAGTACACCCTGAGGACCGCCAAGCGGGACGCCATGGTGGAGTTCCTGGGACAGAACGGGGTGCCGACCGCGGTACATTATCCCATCCCGCTGCATATGCAGCCGGCCTTTGACTTTTTGGGCCACCAGAAGGGGAGCTTCCCGGTGGCCGAAGAGGCCGCCAGTCAGGTGTTCTCCCTGCCGATATACCCCGAGATCACCCGGGAACAGCAGGACCAGGTGGTGGATGCCATCGCCAAATTCTACAAATAA
- the rlmN gene encoding 23S rRNA (adenine(2503)-C(2))-methyltransferase RlmN, producing MKNISTPSLKGLNLEEMQRTLAPLGARAFHARQIMAWFYQRGVSEFSRMTDLSKELRTGLEKTFRPDELRSRTERRSRDGSRKILLETADSQLIESVLIPSKERLTACLSTQLGCRLNCGFCATGSLGLVRNLTAGEIADQLFHLQGMMGWQNRITNIVFMGMGEPMLNYDATLSAARLINSHQGFNIGARHITISTSGIVPGIIRLMEEPEQFKLAISLSATSDAVRDKIMPVNKKYPLKELLTAARNFSNKKGKLVFFEYILLAGINDSLDDADRLARLLKNIPAKVNLIPYNPGGREGVFKPSPPQVQQAFFERLHQLGVAVTVRISKGQDISAACGQLRAAAISKQT from the coding sequence ATGAAAAATATTTCAACCCCCTCCCTGAAGGGATTAAACCTCGAAGAGATGCAGAGAACTCTGGCCCCGCTGGGGGCCAGGGCTTTCCATGCCCGGCAGATCATGGCCTGGTTCTATCAGCGAGGCGTCTCGGAGTTTTCCCGGATGACCGACCTCTCCAAGGAGCTGCGCACCGGTCTGGAGAAGACTTTCCGGCCCGATGAACTGCGGTCAAGGACCGAGCGCCGGTCCCGGGACGGCAGCCGGAAGATCCTGCTGGAGACCGCCGACAGCCAGCTGATCGAGAGCGTGCTGATCCCCAGCAAGGAGCGCCTCACCGCCTGCCTTTCCACCCAGCTGGGCTGCAGGCTGAACTGCGGCTTCTGCGCCACCGGGTCCCTGGGCTTGGTCCGCAACCTGACCGCCGGGGAGATTGCCGACCAGCTGTTCCACCTGCAGGGCATGATGGGGTGGCAGAATCGCATCACCAACATCGTATTCATGGGCATGGGCGAGCCGATGCTCAATTACGACGCCACCCTCTCGGCCGCCCGGCTGATCAATTCGCACCAGGGGTTCAACATCGGCGCCCGGCATATCACCATCTCCACCTCGGGCATAGTGCCCGGGATCATCCGGCTGATGGAGGAGCCGGAGCAGTTCAAGCTGGCCATATCCCTTAGTGCTACCAGTGATGCCGTTCGAGACAAGATCATGCCGGTAAATAAAAAATATCCTTTGAAAGAGCTATTGACCGCCGCCAGAAATTTCAGCAATAAAAAAGGCAAGCTGGTATTCTTTGAATATATCCTGCTGGCCGGGATTAACGACAGCTTGGATGATGCCGACCGGCTGGCGAGGCTGTTGAAGAACATTCCGGCCAAGGTCAATCTGATACCCTATAATCCGGGCGGGAGGGAAGGTGTTTTCAAACCCTCGCCGCCCCAGGTCCAGCAGGCATTCTTTGAAAGGCTGCACCAGCTGGGGGTGGCGGTGACCGTCAGGATCAGCAAGGGCCAGGATATCAGCGCCGCCTGCGGGCAGTTGAGGGCCGCGGCAATATCAAAACAAACCTGA